The Candidatus Delongbacteria bacterium genome includes a region encoding these proteins:
- a CDS encoding SAP domain-containing protein encodes MPTFNEIRAMIKARGIKQPPGATRVELVRLLQASEGNFDCFATAVDGVCDQLDCVWREDCFKAAGTSS; translated from the coding sequence ATGCCGACCTTCAATGAGATTCGCGCCATGATCAAGGCCCGGGGCATCAAGCAGCCGCCCGGCGCCACGCGCGTGGAGCTGGTCCGCCTGCTGCAGGCCAGCGAGGGCAACTTTGACTGTTTCGCCACCGCCGTGGACGGCGTCTGCGACCAGCTGGACTGCGTCTGGCGGGAGGATTGTTTCAAGGCCGCCGGCACCAGCAGCTGA
- a CDS encoding STAS domain-containing protein: MKISAESRDNLVVLTLKGNLLGGPDADSFYNEVKSFLDKGNRQFVLDLSNVKLMNSSGLGILIKALKPVREAGGDFHLASVTEKIDSLFMITKLYQVFKSFPDVEQASRAFE, encoded by the coding sequence ATGAAGATCTCAGCCGAGAGCCGGGACAACCTTGTGGTGCTGACCCTGAAGGGCAACCTGTTGGGGGGCCCTGACGCGGACTCCTTCTACAATGAGGTGAAGTCCTTCCTGGACAAGGGCAACCGCCAGTTCGTCCTGGATCTGTCCAATGTCAAACTGATGAATTCCTCAGGCCTGGGCATCCTGATCAAGGCCCTCAAACCCGTGCGCGAAGCCGGAGGCGATTTCCATCTCGCTTCGGTGACGGAAAAAATCGACTCGCTGTTCATGATCACCAAGCTCTACCAGGTGTTCAAGAGTTTCCCCGACGTGGAGCAGGCGAGCCGAGCCTTCGAATGA
- a CDS encoding GAF domain-containing SpoIIE family protein phosphatase has product MNPAGPESASSVHYSGPGRDVLDALRQLVERLEALRQQEPAPSSQASSAWLLHVRQALEELDGSTARLRDLLEPARTLRENRLLREIGRRLGRDLGSESLALLIMDTLGGVVDFDAAGIYFLDPKDATIRWESLRGYDTDKLHLVRQKLDRGIMGWIARHKESVVVPDVRVDPRYFNARDRTRSELVVPILLEDRVIGFFNLESDRPACYGEQERLLMEVLASQVAQTVEHTLLRADREERRRVQADLKVARSIQRSLLPKADLHLHDVEVAGLNLPSTEVGGDYFDHFMITPQDIGLVIADVAGKGIPASLLMASVRTGIHILTQYRLDMAGMLSHLNEHLLEVTAADSFVTVFYGVYHRPSRRLTYVNAGHNPPQLLRRATGALESLETGGLILGAFRDVHYELGLVDLEPGDRLFFYTDGLNETENAGGREFGLEGIAHALREAGRLDARGLLQHELAALRLHAGLHERVTRFPDDLTLMALVCADE; this is encoded by the coding sequence ATGAACCCCGCCGGGCCGGAGTCGGCCTCGTCCGTCCACTACTCCGGTCCCGGGCGCGACGTCCTGGACGCCCTGCGCCAGTTGGTCGAGCGGCTGGAAGCGCTGCGGCAGCAAGAACCCGCCCCGAGCAGCCAGGCCTCGTCGGCCTGGCTGCTTCATGTCCGGCAGGCCCTGGAGGAACTGGACGGCAGCACGGCGCGCCTGCGCGACCTGCTGGAACCCGCCCGCACCCTGCGGGAGAACCGCTTACTGCGCGAGATCGGCCGCCGGCTGGGGCGCGACCTGGGCAGCGAATCCCTGGCCCTGCTGATCATGGACACCCTGGGCGGCGTAGTGGACTTCGACGCAGCCGGCATCTACTTCCTCGACCCCAAAGACGCCACCATCCGCTGGGAATCCCTGCGCGGCTACGACACGGACAAGCTGCACCTGGTGCGCCAGAAACTGGACCGCGGCATCATGGGCTGGATCGCACGCCACAAGGAATCCGTGGTCGTGCCGGACGTGCGCGTGGATCCGCGCTATTTCAACGCCCGCGACCGCACCCGGAGCGAGCTGGTGGTGCCCATCCTGCTGGAGGACCGGGTCATCGGCTTCTTCAACCTGGAATCGGACCGCCCCGCCTGCTACGGCGAACAGGAACGGCTGCTGATGGAAGTGCTGGCCAGCCAGGTGGCCCAGACCGTGGAGCACACGCTGCTGCGCGCGGACCGCGAGGAGCGCCGCCGCGTCCAGGCGGACCTCAAGGTGGCCCGCAGCATCCAGCGCTCGCTCCTGCCCAAGGCGGACCTGCACCTGCACGACGTGGAGGTGGCCGGGCTCAACCTGCCCTCCACGGAAGTGGGCGGCGACTACTTCGACCACTTCATGATCACGCCCCAGGACATCGGGCTGGTGATCGCCGACGTGGCGGGCAAGGGCATTCCCGCCAGCCTGCTGATGGCCAGCGTGCGCACGGGCATCCACATCCTCACCCAGTACCGGCTGGACATGGCCGGCATGCTGAGCCACTTGAACGAGCACCTGCTGGAGGTCACCGCGGCCGACAGTTTCGTCACGGTCTTCTACGGCGTGTATCACCGCCCCAGTCGCCGGCTGACCTACGTGAACGCCGGCCACAACCCGCCCCAGCTGCTGCGGCGGGCCACGGGCGCGCTGGAGTCCCTGGAGACGGGTGGCCTGATCCTGGGCGCCTTCCGCGACGTGCACTACGAACTGGGTCTGGTGGACCTGGAACCCGGCGACCGCCTCTTCTTCTACACCGACGGCCTGAACGAGACGGAGAACGCCGGCGGGCGGGAGTTCGGGCTGGAGGGCATCGCCCACGCCCTGCGCGAGGCGGGCCGGCTGGACGCGCGCGGCCTGCTGCAGCACGAGCTGGCGGCCCTGCGCCTGCACGCCGGGCTGCACGAGCGCGTGACGCGCTTTCCCGACGACCTGACCCTGATGGCCCTGGTCTGCGCGGATGAGTGA
- the coaD gene encoding pantetheine-phosphate adenylyltransferase, with protein MRRAIYPGTFDPLTLGHLDIVERARRTFDEVVVLLAVNTGKTPLFSLQQRLELVRASVAGLDGVRVDCHDGLLVEYAQRVQATAIVRGLRAISDFDYEFQMAIVNRKLAPQVETVFLMPSEEWSYLNSSIVRELWRFGGDYSRFVPEVVRSAMDQLKGSAS; from the coding sequence GTGCGACGGGCCATCTACCCCGGCACCTTTGACCCCCTGACCCTGGGTCACCTGGACATTGTGGAGCGGGCGCGGCGGACCTTCGACGAGGTCGTCGTGCTGTTGGCCGTAAACACGGGCAAGACCCCGCTCTTCTCCCTGCAGCAGCGGCTGGAACTGGTGCGCGCCAGCGTGGCCGGGCTGGACGGCGTCCGGGTGGACTGCCACGACGGCCTGTTGGTGGAGTACGCCCAGCGCGTCCAGGCCACGGCCATCGTGCGCGGACTGCGGGCCATCAGCGATTTCGACTACGAATTCCAGATGGCCATCGTGAACCGGAAACTGGCTCCCCAGGTGGAGACGGTCTTCCTGATGCCCAGCGAGGAGTGGAGCTACCTCAATTCCTCCATCGTCCGCGAGCTGTGGCGATTCGGCGGCGACTACTCGCGCTTCGTGCCGGAGGTGGTGCGCAGCGCCATGGACCAACTCAAAGGAAGTGCCTCATGA
- the pta gene encoding phosphate acetyltransferase produces MNILDTLQQKARERGKHVVLPEGEDPRTIQAAKFLKEKEICRVTLLGRRSEVERLAAEHGLSLLAREIVDPSASEWTSEFAHELFNLRKAKGMTLEAATEAVHNVMYFAAFMVRRKIADASVGGALHTTGDVIRAGLHALGMAPGIDTVSSSFLMVMPDGRLFTFADCAIVPQPDAKQLASIAMASAKTHRALTGTEPRVAMLSFSTKGSAKHADVDKVLAALEIIRQADPELSVDGELQLDAAIVPKVAASKAPGSSVAGSANVLVFPDLDAGNIGYKLTQRLAGAEAIGPTVQGLSAPFMDLSRGCSWSDIANVAAIASLMA; encoded by the coding sequence ATGAATATCCTGGACACGCTCCAGCAGAAGGCCCGCGAACGCGGCAAGCACGTGGTGCTGCCCGAGGGCGAGGATCCCCGCACCATCCAGGCGGCCAAGTTCCTCAAGGAGAAGGAGATCTGCCGGGTGACCCTGCTGGGTCGCCGCTCCGAGGTGGAGCGGCTGGCCGCCGAGCACGGCCTGAGCCTGCTGGCGCGCGAGATCGTGGACCCGTCCGCCAGCGAGTGGACTTCGGAGTTCGCCCACGAGCTGTTCAACCTGCGCAAGGCCAAGGGCATGACGCTGGAGGCGGCCACGGAGGCCGTGCACAACGTGATGTACTTCGCCGCCTTCATGGTGCGGCGCAAGATCGCCGACGCCAGCGTGGGCGGCGCGTTGCACACCACGGGCGACGTGATCCGCGCCGGCCTGCACGCCCTGGGCATGGCGCCGGGCATCGACACGGTCTCCTCCAGCTTCCTGATGGTGATGCCTGACGGGCGCCTGTTCACCTTCGCCGACTGCGCCATCGTGCCGCAGCCGGACGCCAAGCAGCTGGCCTCCATCGCCATGGCCTCCGCCAAGACCCACCGCGCGCTGACAGGCACGGAGCCGCGGGTGGCCATGCTGAGCTTCTCCACCAAGGGCAGCGCCAAGCACGCGGACGTGGACAAGGTGCTGGCCGCGCTGGAGATCATCCGCCAGGCCGACCCGGAGTTGTCCGTGGACGGCGAGCTGCAGCTGGACGCGGCCATCGTGCCCAAGGTGGCAGCCTCCAAGGCGCCGGGCAGTTCCGTGGCGGGCAGCGCCAACGTGCTGGTCTTCCCGGACCTGGACGCGGGCAACATCGGCTACAAGCTGACCCAGCGGCTGGCGGGCGCCGAGGCCATCGGGCCGACGGTGCAGGGCCTGTCCGCACCCTTCATGGACCTGTCGCGCGGCTGCTCCTGGAGCGACATCGCCAACGTGGCGGCCATCGCCTCGCTGATGGCCTGA
- a CDS encoding 4Fe-4S dicluster domain-containing protein, giving the protein MLKILLERLRQGHRTIEWPQGPPPELSDRFRGRPRLERTRCPAECQACVDACSTGAIDLAGPGRIDLGRCLFCPDCAEACPAGAIAFGPDHRLAVRQRGDLELAGTEELRLATALDHRLKRLFGRSLKLRQVSAGGCNACEADINVLGTVGWDLGRFGIQLVASPRHADGLLITGPVTQNMALALRKTWDAVPAPKLVIAVGACAISGGPFAGRPEQQDGVHDLPVDLYIPGCPPHPLTILDGLLRLLGRLESN; this is encoded by the coding sequence GTGCTGAAGATTCTGCTGGAGCGTCTGCGGCAGGGACACCGGACCATCGAGTGGCCCCAGGGCCCGCCGCCCGAGTTGTCCGACCGCTTCCGCGGGCGTCCGCGCCTGGAGCGCACCCGCTGTCCGGCGGAGTGCCAAGCCTGTGTCGACGCCTGTTCCACGGGGGCCATCGACCTGGCCGGACCGGGCCGCATCGATCTGGGCCGCTGTCTGTTCTGCCCGGACTGCGCCGAGGCCTGCCCCGCGGGCGCCATCGCGTTCGGGCCGGACCACCGCCTGGCCGTGCGACAGCGCGGCGACCTGGAATTGGCGGGGACCGAGGAGCTGCGGCTGGCCACGGCCCTGGACCACCGGCTCAAGCGGCTCTTCGGCCGCTCCCTCAAACTGCGCCAGGTGAGCGCGGGCGGCTGCAACGCCTGCGAAGCTGACATCAACGTGCTGGGGACCGTCGGCTGGGACCTGGGGCGCTTCGGCATCCAGCTGGTGGCCTCGCCCCGCCACGCGGACGGGCTGCTGATCACCGGCCCCGTGACACAAAACATGGCCCTGGCCCTGCGCAAGACCTGGGACGCCGTGCCGGCGCCCAAGCTGGTCATCGCCGTGGGGGCCTGCGCCATTAGCGGCGGCCCCTTCGCCGGCCGACCCGAGCAGCAGGACGGCGTCCACGACCTGCCCGTGGACCTCTACATCCCCGGTTGTCCGCCGCATCCGCTGACGATCCTGGACGGCCTGCTGCGCCTGCTCGGGCGGCTGGAATCAAACTGA
- a CDS encoding hydrogenase, which produces MSANRTRVELMNGLALPLDQVPQVEFPAFRDQLLESVAAGQRVSALFARRPQPGPEVELLLVLADDARSRLHVSRCPIRSAGYPSLTPDCPQLHLFEREIAEETGLRPEGHPWLKPVRYLAAREGDPELPPGTGDFYRVEGDEVHEVAVGPVHAGVIEPGHFRFQVLGEEVLHLEIALGYQHRGVERALAGHSARGLHLAETLAGDSSVAHATAWCQALEALADCPAPLRAQALRGVGLELERLANHVGDLGALAGDVGFLPTSSWCGRLRGDFLNLSALLCGNRFGRGLVRPGGLGFDVDPARISLILERLEGFERDTRAAITLLWDTPSAMARFEDTGVLAQETARELGLVGPAARASGLARDVRLDHPAGIWRFSHIPLASAGAGDVFARAQVRWTEIQRSLEFIRDQLRSLAGGPIRAAAADGADRLTSGLAPDMLAVSLVEGWRGEVCHTLLTDGAGRIARCKVVDPSFHNWSGLALALRGQQISDFPLCNKSFNLSYCGHDL; this is translated from the coding sequence ATGAGCGCGAACCGGACCCGCGTCGAGTTGATGAACGGGTTGGCCCTGCCGCTGGATCAGGTGCCGCAGGTGGAGTTCCCCGCCTTCCGCGACCAGCTGCTCGAATCCGTCGCGGCCGGGCAGCGGGTCTCCGCGCTGTTCGCCCGCCGGCCCCAGCCGGGGCCCGAGGTGGAGCTCCTGCTGGTCTTGGCCGACGATGCGCGCAGCCGGCTGCACGTCTCACGCTGCCCGATCAGGTCGGCCGGCTATCCGTCCCTGACGCCCGACTGTCCCCAGCTCCACCTCTTCGAGCGCGAGATCGCCGAGGAGACGGGCCTGCGGCCGGAGGGCCACCCCTGGCTGAAACCCGTCCGCTACCTGGCCGCCCGGGAGGGCGATCCGGAGCTGCCGCCCGGGACGGGGGATTTCTACCGGGTGGAGGGCGACGAGGTCCACGAAGTGGCCGTGGGGCCCGTCCACGCCGGCGTGATCGAACCCGGCCACTTTCGCTTCCAGGTGCTGGGCGAGGAGGTGCTGCATCTGGAGATCGCGCTGGGCTACCAGCACCGCGGCGTGGAGCGCGCCCTGGCCGGCCACTCCGCCCGCGGCCTGCATCTGGCGGAGACGCTGGCCGGGGACAGCAGCGTGGCGCACGCCACGGCCTGGTGCCAGGCCCTGGAGGCGCTGGCCGACTGTCCGGCGCCCCTCCGCGCCCAGGCCCTGCGGGGCGTGGGACTGGAACTCGAGCGGCTGGCCAACCACGTGGGCGATCTGGGCGCCCTGGCCGGCGACGTGGGGTTCCTGCCCACCTCCTCGTGGTGCGGACGCCTGCGTGGCGACTTCCTCAACCTGAGCGCCCTGCTCTGCGGGAACCGCTTCGGGCGCGGGCTGGTGCGGCCCGGCGGGCTGGGTTTCGACGTGGACCCCGCGCGCATCTCCCTGATCCTGGAGCGGCTGGAGGGCTTCGAGCGCGACACGCGGGCGGCGATCACGCTTCTCTGGGACACGCCCTCGGCCATGGCGCGCTTCGAGGACACAGGCGTGCTGGCGCAGGAGACGGCACGGGAGCTGGGGCTGGTGGGACCGGCGGCCCGGGCTTCGGGTCTGGCGCGCGACGTGCGGCTGGATCACCCCGCGGGCATCTGGCGCTTCAGCCACATTCCGCTGGCCTCCGCCGGCGCCGGCGACGTCTTCGCCCGGGCCCAGGTGCGCTGGACGGAGATCCAACGCTCCCTCGAGTTCATCCGGGACCAGTTGCGCTCGCTGGCCGGCGGTCCCATCCGGGCCGCTGCCGCCGACGGGGCAGACCGGCTGACGAGCGGACTGGCGCCGGACATGCTGGCGGTCTCCCTGGTGGAGGGCTGGCGCGGCGAGGTCTGTCACACGCTGCTCACCGACGGGGCGGGCCGGATCGCACGCTGCAAGGTGGTGGACCCGTCCTTCCACAACTGGAGCGGGCTGGCCCTGGCGCTGCGCGGTCAGCAGATCTCCGACTTCCCGCTCTGCAACAAGAGTTTCAATCTCTCCTACTGCGGCCATGACCTGTAG
- a CDS encoding proton-conducting transporter membrane subunit — MALALILAPLLLAALAWLLPAGRRPWLLPLSALVHALLIWAVLLWPDLLPAGEWLALDAPGRLVLLLISVLDLSCGFYAVGYLKRRTERPNRVFVSCLTALPGAMALAILAQHLGLLWVAVEATALFSAPLIWFNRTPRSIEATWKYLLVGSVGIALALLGTFFLAYSSFYGGGGTTLTVGRLLEQAPLLSRPWLRAAYILLLVGYGTKMGLAPMHTWKPDAYGEAAGVVGATLAAGVTACAFLALLRVTHLCQVAGEGPFVSRLLLVMGLFSMAVAGVFMIGQRDLKRLLAWSSVEHMGILALGLGLGKAALWGTLLHVLANGLGKGVLFLSAGNIHRVYASKQVDEISGVLRRMPVSGSLFLAGFIAITGSPPFAPFISEFSILRGAFQSGQYLPGALFLGFLLMVFLGMGATVLRVVQGPAPRDDAGVAQAADVEDRLTVTPILVLMALVLLLGLWIPAPLQALLEDAVRYLEVPA; from the coding sequence ATGGCCCTCGCCCTGATCCTCGCTCCGCTGCTGCTGGCCGCGCTGGCCTGGCTGCTGCCCGCCGGGCGGCGGCCCTGGCTGCTGCCGCTCTCCGCGCTGGTCCACGCCCTGCTGATCTGGGCCGTCCTCTTGTGGCCGGACCTGCTTCCCGCCGGCGAGTGGCTGGCGCTGGACGCACCGGGGCGGTTGGTCCTGCTGCTCATCTCCGTGCTGGATCTCAGCTGCGGGTTCTACGCCGTGGGCTATCTCAAGCGGCGGACGGAGCGCCCCAACCGCGTGTTCGTCTCCTGCCTGACGGCCCTGCCCGGCGCCATGGCGCTGGCGATCCTGGCCCAGCACCTGGGTCTGCTCTGGGTGGCCGTGGAGGCGACGGCGCTGTTCTCCGCGCCGCTGATCTGGTTCAACCGCACGCCGCGCTCCATCGAGGCCACCTGGAAGTACCTGCTGGTGGGTTCCGTGGGCATCGCCTTGGCGCTGCTGGGGACCTTCTTCCTGGCCTATTCCTCCTTCTACGGCGGTGGCGGGACCACCCTGACGGTGGGGCGTCTGCTGGAGCAGGCGCCGCTGCTCTCGCGGCCCTGGCTGCGGGCGGCCTACATCCTGCTCCTGGTGGGCTACGGCACCAAGATGGGCCTGGCGCCCATGCACACCTGGAAGCCCGACGCCTACGGCGAGGCCGCCGGCGTGGTGGGCGCCACGCTGGCCGCCGGAGTCACGGCCTGCGCCTTCCTGGCCCTGCTGCGGGTCACGCACCTCTGCCAGGTGGCGGGCGAGGGCCCCTTTGTCTCACGCCTGCTGCTGGTGATGGGGCTGTTCTCCATGGCCGTGGCCGGGGTCTTCATGATCGGGCAGCGGGACCTGAAGCGGCTGCTGGCCTGGTCCAGCGTGGAACACATGGGCATCCTGGCGCTGGGACTGGGTTTGGGGAAGGCGGCGCTCTGGGGCACCCTGCTGCACGTGCTGGCCAACGGACTGGGCAAGGGCGTGCTCTTTCTCTCCGCCGGCAACATCCATCGCGTCTACGCCAGCAAGCAGGTGGACGAGATCTCCGGCGTCCTGCGCCGCATGCCGGTCTCCGGCTCGCTTTTCCTGGCCGGGTTCATCGCCATCACCGGCTCGCCGCCCTTCGCGCCCTTCATCAGCGAGTTCTCGATCCTGCGCGGGGCCTTCCAGTCGGGTCAGTATCTGCCCGGCGCGCTGTTCCTGGGCTTTCTGTTGATGGTCTTCCTCGGGATGGGCGCCACCGTGCTGCGGGTCGTGCAGGGACCGGCGCCCCGGGACGACGCGGGCGTCGCGCAGGCCGCGGACGTGGAGGACCGGTTGACCGTCACGCCCATCCTGGTGCTGATGGCCCTGGTGCTGCTGCTGGGGCTCTGGATCCCCGCGCCGCTGCAGGCCCTGCTGGAGGACGCCGTCCGCTACCTGGAGGTGCCGGCATGA
- a CDS encoding hydrogenase: MISLLNALLMVVLALNLFALATSRILTVIRTVAVQGALLGLIPLLLHHDLGLASWAAALAAVVLKGAVFPLILARTMRSVDIKREVEPLIGLMPSMLLGALGTVFALVATSRLPLAPEHAATLLVPASIATLLTGFIFITTRLKAVSQVIGYLTLENGVFIFGMLLVEAMPLIVEMGVLLDLFVAIFVIGIIVNHISRTFSSLDTSRLVALKD, encoded by the coding sequence GTGATTTCCCTGCTCAACGCACTGCTGATGGTCGTGCTGGCGCTGAACCTGTTCGCGCTGGCCACCAGCCGCATCCTGACCGTGATCCGCACGGTGGCCGTCCAGGGCGCGCTGCTGGGACTGATCCCGCTCCTGTTGCACCACGACCTGGGCCTCGCCTCGTGGGCGGCGGCGCTGGCCGCCGTGGTGCTCAAGGGGGCCGTCTTTCCGCTGATCCTGGCGCGCACCATGCGCAGCGTGGACATCAAGCGCGAGGTCGAACCGCTCATCGGCCTGATGCCCTCCATGCTGCTGGGGGCCCTGGGAACGGTGTTCGCGCTGGTGGCCACTAGTCGCCTGCCCCTGGCGCCCGAGCACGCGGCCACGCTGCTCGTGCCCGCCTCCATCGCCACCCTGCTCACCGGGTTCATCTTCATCACCACCCGGCTCAAGGCCGTCAGCCAGGTGATCGGCTACCTGACCCTGGAGAACGGCGTCTTCATCTTCGGCATGCTGCTGGTGGAGGCCATGCCGCTCATCGTCGAGATGGGCGTCCTGCTGGATCTCTTCGTGGCCATTTTCGTCATCGGAATCATCGTCAACCACATCAGCCGCACTTTCTCGTCGCTGGACACGAGCCGGCTGGTGGCGCTGAAGGACTAA
- a CDS encoding NADH-quinone oxidoreductase subunit H, whose translation MNHLLHILLLLSLPPLLFGVINRTKAWFAGRTGPPLLQPYHDLLRLLRKDMVLSTTSTWIFRAGPATALAATLLAGLLLPLGPLPAVISFQGDLVLFAYLLGLARFATTAAALDTGSAFEGMGASRELTFACLTEPAIFLALLVLARLSGSLSLGTMLQPLASVGSAGAAPLAMISIGLFVVLLAECSRIPVDDPNTHLELTMIHEVMVLDHSGPLLGAIHYGAALKLFVLGSLLLQAGLPFHADSGWLDGLWLALELLGLAVLIGVVESVMARLRMRQVPYFLMGALLFCGFGFLLLVR comes from the coding sequence ATGAACCATCTGTTGCACATCCTGCTCCTGCTCAGCCTGCCGCCCCTGTTGTTTGGGGTGATCAACCGCACCAAGGCCTGGTTCGCGGGCCGGACGGGCCCGCCCCTGCTGCAGCCCTACCACGACCTGCTCCGCCTGCTGCGCAAGGACATGGTGTTGAGCACGACCAGCACCTGGATCTTCCGCGCCGGTCCGGCCACGGCCCTGGCCGCCACGCTGCTGGCCGGCCTGCTCCTGCCGCTGGGACCGCTGCCCGCCGTGATCTCCTTCCAGGGGGATTTGGTGTTGTTCGCCTACCTGCTGGGCCTGGCACGGTTCGCCACCACCGCCGCGGCGCTGGACACGGGCTCGGCCTTCGAGGGCATGGGGGCTTCGCGCGAACTGACCTTCGCCTGTCTCACGGAACCGGCGATCTTCCTGGCCCTGCTGGTGCTGGCGCGTCTCTCCGGCTCCCTTTCGCTGGGGACGATGCTGCAGCCCCTGGCCTCCGTCGGGTCGGCCGGTGCGGCGCCCCTGGCGATGATCTCCATCGGCCTCTTCGTCGTGCTGCTGGCGGAGTGCAGCCGCATCCCGGTGGACGATCCCAACACGCATCTCGAACTGACCATGATCCACGAGGTGATGGTGCTGGATCACAGCGGTCCGCTGCTGGGCGCCATCCACTACGGCGCGGCGCTCAAGCTCTTCGTGCTGGGCAGCCTGCTGCTGCAGGCGGGGCTGCCCTTCCACGCGGATTCCGGCTGGCTGGACGGACTGTGGCTGGCCCTGGAACTGCTGGGACTGGCCGTGCTCATCGGCGTGGTGGAGTCCGTCATGGCGCGGCTGCGCATGCGGCAGGTGCCCTACTTCCTGATGGGCGCCCTGCTCTTCTGTGGCTTCGGCTTCCTGTTGCTGGTGAGGTGA